Proteins from a genomic interval of Centroberyx gerrardi isolate f3 chromosome 23, fCenGer3.hap1.cur.20231027, whole genome shotgun sequence:
- the sh3tc1 gene encoding LOW QUALITY PROTEIN: SH3 domain and tetratricopeptide repeat-containing protein 1 (The sequence of the model RefSeq protein was modified relative to this genomic sequence to represent the inferred CDS: substituted 1 base at 1 genomic stop codon), with translation MSASTDRDLGTRRYQRQISTDDQQQYRDLAEKTTRHSKMERGLSRDAASLRRTLSTSEENFPTALPMLLAMVVGPDRLPGDEESQEILRGKLRILQADSTEVNALFMELSAHLLSINSEENIIFVTFKTFEEIWKFTTYYSIGFLGQCMENLLLDQGFWLTSLEEDVSIEVSIQEETLNLIYKGILMQDGSLFASCSSNQMFDSSTSGGDLYLEQGDVAQFEPPFLGSGWTVLCLADGARGTKRKPALEPVIPFYQWFLKSCAENILVGGGKPACDFPLQFARGTCLATAEYDAEGPDELSVAPGDRIVIVGLLVSCFDWFTGRMEATGEVGLVKTSLVKPSNDICDSTDIFLDKEERAFFSLNEEQVIDETIVLLKRTSQNDIGYNYKLGLYSQXSFSGGSSGKVATQQSELKRNIERILIQGKVSSSHSVATTNGTQEDSIQATKTSDPEPPCFTVHPVVEGNNSTENFIPLLSFLDSRDYKLEFGVLYGLTPELLASSTFVGQSDEDELTAFLGVARETARKKRLFWSQSRLCFLLGKLCGGRSKFSQARVYFEEALSVPREGFTDLRLLASIYANLAVIYLTQKNTEKYFALTERIAALIMGVPDCVVSMEDDLQVLKYILKKAVLSHNKMAEARACFLVAKRHWRRGEGVSAVPYIERLLALSADTPSSWSIPPSHGYLTLGRLYSELCLPHLSVSSVRRASLQPSATLSDCLSGMVLVLDNANRLYGITKQEASIPAQVAPYLHRALSFTEVGQNGGGGDRYHVPLTLCLSQLFQKHRMVGRAVCYMHALINHSPPSQGLSVSVPERNSALIWLGWLHINDNQPDVALDILDSVLASMPEHCTTPQEGVLLNMRGVALRCMGDLRRAAESYQAAIDICEEDEDRPNWAVAQANLGLLCLKAGAKGLAERHLTEAVQLFSELDEAGHEVNFITVLLELGQHYVKQGQLDYGKGCYEWALLLAIKANHSDCQLAATQLLCQLYGSVSPDQAQCIIYNQHQVDLLRSRGDRGQEGVALETISQLYLSLGTDRAYRTALDHTKRSLGIFIDLGCRQKEAYGWLQAGKIYHMLGQTELVDLYVQVAQDVGLSTGDTGFILKLLEAAGDVFFNSCQDRDKAVCFYRDRALPIAVKSGSVRTRLRLCNKLVELMLSLKLYGEAVEFAQTALDISITLGEHLNERVSYHRLAALYHCLDQFELAEHYYLKSLTLCPTPLQFDEETLYYVRVYQILGDIIFYDLKDPFDAAGYYHLALAAAMDLGNKKSQLQLCTRLATIYHNFLVDRELSLFFYQKARGFAADLNVRRINIAPDQQCSSTSQYKAAGR, from the exons CCCTGCCGATGCTGCTGGCCATGGTGGTGGGTCCTGACCGACTTCCTGGAGATGAGGAGTCACAGGAAATACTGAGAGGGAAACTGCGCATTCTGCAGGCTGACAGCACCGAGGTCAACGCTCTATTCATG gagtTGTCGGctcatctcctctccatcaACAGTGAAGAAAACATCATATTTGtgacattcaaaacatttgaaGAAATATGGAAGTTCACCACATATTACTCAATAG gtttTCTAGGTCAGTGTATGGAGAATCTGTTGTTAGACCAAGGGTTCTGGCTCACTTCTCTGGAGGAAGACGTCAGTATTGAAGTTTCCATCCAGGAGGAAACACTCAACCTCATCTACAAAGGCATCCTCATGCAAGATG GTTCGTTGTTCGCCAGCTGTAGTTCCAACCAGATGTTTGACAGCTCCACTTCTGGAGGCGACCTGTACCTGGAGCAGGGAGACGTAGCCCAGTTCGAGCCTCCTTTCCTGGGCTCAGGGTGGACTGTTCTCTGCCTGGCTGACGGAGCCCGGGGCACAAAACGCAAACCCGCCTTAGAGCCTGTCATCCCCTTTTATCA ATGGTTTCTCAAATCTTGTGCTGAGAACATTTTAGTTGGCGGTGGGAAACCTGCCTGTGACTTCCCTCTCCAGTTTG CCAGAGGAACCTGTCTGGCCACAGCGGAGTACGATGCCGAGGGCCCCGACGAGCTGAGCGTGGCGCCCGGCGATCGCATCGTCATTGTGGGGCTGCTGGTGTCTTGTTTTGATTGGTTCACGGGGAGGATGGAGGCAACGGGAGAGGTGGGGCTGGTCAAGACGAGTCTGGTCAAACCGTCCAATGACATTTGTGA CTCAACAGACATCTTCTTGGACAAAGAGGAAAGGGCCTTCTTCAGTCTGAACGAGGAGCAAGTCATAGATGAGACAATTGTCTTGCTGAAGAGGACATCTCAAAATGATATTGGTTATAACTACAAGCTGG GTTTATACTCCCAATAATCATTTTCAGGCGGTTCTTCAGGCAAAGTGGCTACTCAGCAGTCTGAATTGAAGAGAAATATTGAGAGGATTCTTATCCAGGGGAAAGTTTCATCATCTCATTCCGTTGCGACCACAAACGGGACTCAAGAGGACTCAATCCAGGCTACTAAGACGTCAGATCCCGAGCCCCCCTGTTTCACTGTTCACCCAGTTGTAGAGGGAAATAACAGCACAGAGAActttattcctctcctctcctttctggACAGCCGTGACTACAAACTAGAGTTTGGCGTCCTCTATGGACTGACCCCAGAACTCCTCGCCTCCTCCACCTTCGTTGGCCAATCCGACGAGGACGAGCTGACAGCCTTTCTGGGTGTCGCTAGGGAAACAGCCAGGAAGAAGCGCCTCTTTTGGTCGCAGAGCCGCCTGTGCTTCCTGTTGGGCAAGCTCTGTGGCGGGAGGTCAAAGTTCAGCCAGGCCCGGGTTTACTTTGAGGAAGCCCTCAGCGTGCCACGAGAGGGCTTCACGGACCTGAGGCTACTGGCTAGCATCTACGCCAACCTGGCTGTCATATATCTTACGCAGAAAAACACCGAAAAGTACTTTGCTCTGACGGAGCGTATCGCTGCCTTGATCATGGGCGTCCCAGACTGCGTGGTGAGCATGGAGGATGACTTGCAGGTTCTTAAATACATTCTGAAGAAAGCGGTTCTGTCTCACAACAAGATGGCTGAGGCCCGGGCCTGTTTCCTAGTGGCGAAGCGCCACTGGAGGCGTGGTGAGGGTGTCAGCGCTGTGCCTTATATCGAGAGGCTACTTGCACTTTCTGCAGACACTCCCAGCTCATGGAGCATACCTCCCAGTCATGGATACCTGACCCTGGGGAGGCTCTACAGTGAGCTCTGCCTTCCCCACCTCAGTGTCAGTTCAGTCCGAAGAGCTTCTCTGCAGCCATCTGCTACGCTGAGTGACTGCCTCAGCGGCATGGTTCTGGTTCTGGACAACGCCAACAGACTCTACGGGATCACAAAACAGGAAGCCTCCATTCCAGCTCAGGTGGCTCCGTATTTACACCGAGCTCTCTCTTTTACCGAGGTTGGacaaaatggaggaggaggtgaccGCTACCATGTGCCGctcactctttgtctctcccagCTGTTTCAGAAGCACAGAATGGTTGGACGTGCTGTCTGCTACATGCATGCTCTGATCAACCACAGTCCACCTTCACAAggcctctctgtctccgtccCAGAGAGAAACAGCGCCCTCATCTGGCTAGGATGGCTTCACATTAATGACAACCAGCCAGATGTCGCTCTGGACATCCTGGACTCTGTCCTAGCTTCCATGCCGGAACACTGCACCACCCCTCAGGAAG GTGTGCTCCTCAACATGCGTGGTGTGGCGCTTCGGTGCATGGGTGACCTCCGGAGGGCAGCAGAGAGCTACCAGGCAGCTATTGACATCTGCGAAGAGGATGAGGACCGACCCAACTGGGCTGTAGCCCAGGCTAACCTAG gGCTGTTGTGTCTGAAGGCCGGGGCCAAAGGACTAGCGGAGAGGCATCTGACCGAGGCTGTGCAGCTCTTCTCTGAGCTGGATGAAGCGGGTCATGAGGTGAACTTCATCACCGTGCTGCTGGAGCTGGGACAGCACTATGTGAAGCAGGGCCAGCTGGACTACGGGAAGGGATGCTATGAGTGGGCCCTACTGCTCGCTATCAAGGCCAACCATTCAGACT GCCAGCTCGCTGCGACCCAGCTCCTCTGCCAGCTGTATGGCTCGGTGAGTCCGGACCAGGCCCAGTGCATCATCTACAACCAACACCAAGTCGACCTGCTGAGGAGCCGAGGAGACCGAGGACAGGAGGGAGTCGCACTGGAAACCATCAGCCAGCTCTACCTCAGTCTGGGGacggacag ggcGTACCGGACAGCTCTTGACCACACCAAGAGGAGTCTGGGTATTTTCATCGACCTGGGCTGCAGGCAGAAGGAGGCCTATGGCTGGCTGCAGGCGGGGAAGATCTACCACATGCTGGGCCAGACTGAACTGGTGGATCTATACGTCCAG GTGGCTCAGGATGTCGGTCTCAGTACAGGAGACACCGGCTTCATCCTGAAGCTCCTGGAAGCTGCAGGAGATGTTTTCTTCAACAGCTGCCAGGACAGAGACAAGGCTGTCTGCTTCTACAGG GACCGTGCTCTGCCCATTGCAGTGAAGAGCGGCAGTGTTCGTACCAGACTGAGGTTGTGCAATAAGCTGGTGGAGCTGATGCTCAGTCTGAAGCTCTATGGGGAAGCTGTGGAGTTCGCTCAGACCGCACTGGACATCAGCATCACACTGG GTGAGCATCTGAATGAGCGGGTGTCCTACCACCGCCTGGCCGCCCTGTACCACTGTCTGGACCAGTTTGAACTGGCTGAGCACTACTACCTGAAGAGCCTGACGCTTTGTCCGACGCCTCTGCAGTTCGATGAGGAAACGCTGTACTACGTCAGGGTGTACCAGATACTGGGGGACATCATCTTCTATGACCTGAAG GACCCATTTGACGCTGCAGGCTACTACCACCTGGCTCTGGCTGCAGCCATGGATCTGGGCAACAAGAAGTCTCAGCTGCAGCTCTGTACCCGCCTGGCCACCATCTACCACAACTTCCTCGTAGACCGcgagctctctctcttcttctaccaGAAGGCGAGAGGATTCGCCGCAGACCTGAATGTGAGGAGGATCAACATCGCACCAGatcagcagtgcagcagcaccTCGCAGTACAAGGCCGCCGGACGATAG